One Pseudomonas fluorescens genomic region harbors:
- the recC gene encoding exodeoxyribonuclease V subunit gamma, whose amino-acid sequence MPDAQSLNAAFMVVQSNSLDELRSLVISIMRRYPLAPLENEIALVQSNGIAQWLKLALAEDPEDDDLGGCGIAAAIDVQLPGSFMWQLYRMVLGRDQIPAKSLLDKAPLTWRLMRLLPQVIDRAHFEPLLRFLTHDTDLRKRYQLSERLADLFDQYQVYRADWLEDWAEGHHQIRNVRGEVKALPVTSSWQAELWRALLDDVGEEGMAQSRAGVHQRFIERINTLTEAPAGLPSRVIVFGISSLPAQVLEALAGLARFSQVLLCVHNPCRHHWADIVADKDLLRHQYKRQSRKSGMPVVMDPETLHQHAHPLLAAWGKQGRDYINLLDSYDDPNSYRAAFRDGRIDLFSETQPHTLLNQLQDDILELRPLSETRQFWPPVDLANDNSIRFHIAHSAQREVEILHDQLLARFSANPDLRPRDVIVMVPDIDSYAPHIRAVFGQLDRHDSRFIPFTLADQGQRGRDPLLIAVEHLLKLPDSRFPVSEILDLLDVPALRARFGVEERDLPTLHRWIEGAGIRWGMNAEQRAGLGLPGELEQNSWHFGLRRMLLGYAVGSASACAGIEPYDEIGGLDAALIGPLVALLDALELAHRELMQPAQPQEWGRRLHALMQVFFKASNEHDDYLLTQLEELREAWVETSEAVKLVDELPLTVVREAWLAGLDQGRLSQRFLAGAVNFCTLMPMRAIPFKLVCLLGMNDGDYPRAQPPLDFDLMGSDYRPGDRSRREDDRYLLLEALLSARNQLYISWVGRSIRDNSERPASVLIGQLRDHIASGWRLRDEGQDLLSAMTEEHPLQPFSARYFHEGDQLFSYASEWQVLHEQYLPPKSAELLAPFVPEEPLSLALLQDFLRNPVRHFFTQRLKVYFEAAEAPLADEEPFVLDALQRYTLSDSLLEAALRQPNDVVEALDLQARRLQNSGLLPMAGFGECLQRELIEPLPDLLQRYQQLLTLWPTPLASAVPISLDSQGLRLEGWLSGLHQRIDGGVLSVTTIPNSIGSIKSRKWHRLIKSWVNHLVACASGLSLTTALVASDDTLLLEPMERDRALRLLDDLLLAWQAGMRQPLPIAVKTAFAWLAQTDPLKAEAAARKAYEGDGQTSDGERRESPALSRQFADFNALLADETFSGWCDALYRPLFEAPWRSLSSEGARA is encoded by the coding sequence ATGCCGGACGCCCAGTCCCTCAACGCTGCATTCATGGTGGTTCAGAGCAACAGCCTGGACGAGCTGCGCAGCCTTGTGATCAGCATCATGCGGCGCTATCCGCTTGCTCCCCTGGAAAACGAAATTGCGTTGGTGCAGAGCAATGGGATCGCTCAATGGCTCAAGTTGGCCTTGGCGGAAGACCCCGAGGATGACGACCTCGGAGGATGCGGCATCGCTGCGGCGATTGATGTGCAATTACCTGGCAGCTTCATGTGGCAGCTTTACCGAATGGTTTTGGGGCGAGACCAGATCCCGGCCAAATCCTTGCTTGATAAAGCCCCCCTGACATGGCGCCTCATGCGTTTGTTACCTCAGGTGATCGACCGCGCGCATTTCGAGCCGCTGCTACGCTTCCTGACCCACGACACCGACTTGCGCAAACGCTACCAACTGTCCGAGCGCCTTGCCGATCTGTTTGACCAATATCAGGTATATCGGGCGGATTGGCTTGAGGACTGGGCTGAAGGGCACCACCAGATCCGAAACGTCAGAGGCGAAGTCAAAGCACTCCCCGTCACCAGTTCCTGGCAAGCGGAGCTCTGGCGTGCGCTGCTGGATGATGTCGGCGAGGAAGGCATGGCGCAGAGCCGCGCCGGGGTGCATCAACGATTCATCGAGCGTATCAATACCCTCACAGAAGCGCCTGCGGGGCTACCCTCGCGAGTGATCGTTTTTGGAATTTCCTCGCTTCCCGCCCAGGTTCTTGAAGCCCTCGCCGGGCTCGCACGTTTCAGTCAGGTTCTGCTCTGCGTGCACAACCCTTGCCGCCACCACTGGGCCGATATCGTTGCCGACAAGGACTTGCTACGTCACCAATACAAGCGTCAATCGCGCAAGAGCGGCATGCCTGTTGTCATGGATCCCGAAACGCTGCACCAACACGCTCACCCATTACTCGCTGCATGGGGTAAGCAAGGTCGCGACTACATCAACCTGCTCGACAGCTATGACGATCCCAACAGCTACCGCGCAGCCTTTCGCGATGGCCGTATCGATCTATTCAGCGAAACTCAACCGCACACTCTGCTCAATCAACTTCAGGACGATATCCTGGAGCTGCGCCCGCTCAGCGAGACCCGACAATTCTGGCCTCCGGTTGATCTGGCGAACGACAACTCGATTCGTTTTCACATTGCCCATAGTGCTCAGCGCGAAGTTGAAATCCTTCACGACCAGCTCTTGGCCCGCTTCAGTGCCAACCCCGATTTGCGGCCTCGCGATGTGATCGTGATGGTGCCGGACATCGACAGTTATGCACCGCATATCCGCGCCGTATTTGGCCAACTCGATCGTCATGATTCACGCTTCATTCCCTTTACGTTGGCGGACCAAGGTCAGCGAGGCCGGGATCCGCTGCTGATCGCCGTCGAACATTTGCTCAAGCTGCCGGACAGCCGTTTCCCGGTCAGCGAAATCCTCGACCTGCTCGACGTTCCCGCACTGCGTGCCCGTTTCGGCGTAGAAGAGCGCGATCTGCCGACGCTGCATCGCTGGATCGAGGGTGCAGGCATCCGCTGGGGCATGAATGCGGAGCAACGGGCCGGGCTTGGCTTGCCGGGCGAACTTGAGCAGAACAGTTGGCATTTTGGATTGCGCCGGATGCTGCTCGGTTATGCCGTTGGCAGTGCAAGCGCCTGCGCGGGGATCGAGCCCTATGACGAGATCGGTGGCCTGGACGCAGCACTGATCGGGCCGTTGGTTGCCTTGCTCGACGCGCTGGAACTCGCCCACCGGGAGCTCATGCAACCGGCCCAACCTCAGGAATGGGGGCGACGACTGCACGCGCTCATGCAAGTGTTCTTCAAGGCCAGCAATGAACACGACGATTATTTGCTGACTCAACTCGAAGAGCTTCGCGAAGCCTGGGTGGAAACCAGTGAAGCGGTAAAGCTCGTCGATGAGCTGCCGTTGACTGTGGTTCGCGAGGCCTGGCTCGCCGGTCTCGATCAGGGCCGATTGTCTCAACGTTTCCTGGCCGGGGCGGTGAATTTCTGTACGTTGATGCCGATGCGTGCGATCCCTTTCAAACTGGTGTGTTTGTTGGGCATGAACGACGGCGATTACCCTCGTGCGCAACCTCCGCTGGACTTCGATCTGATGGGCAGCGACTACCGTCCGGGTGATCGCTCCCGCCGAGAAGATGATCGCTATCTGTTGCTAGAGGCACTGCTGTCTGCGCGCAATCAGCTCTATATCAGTTGGGTCGGGCGCAGCATTCGCGACAACAGCGAACGACCGGCCTCGGTGCTGATCGGCCAGTTACGCGATCACATTGCCAGTGGGTGGCGGCTGCGCGACGAAGGCCAGGATTTGTTGAGCGCCATGACCGAGGAACATCCCCTGCAACCGTTCAGTGCGCGCTATTTCCACGAAGGCGATCAGTTGTTCAGCTACGCCAGTGAATGGCAGGTCTTGCATGAGCAGTATCTGCCCCCAAAAAGTGCTGAGTTGCTCGCGCCTTTTGTTCCGGAAGAGCCGCTCAGTCTTGCTCTTTTGCAGGATTTCTTGCGCAACCCAGTAAGACATTTTTTTACTCAACGACTCAAGGTGTATTTCGAAGCCGCCGAAGCTCCGTTGGCCGATGAAGAGCCCTTCGTGCTTGATGCGTTGCAGCGTTATACCCTCAGCGACAGCTTGCTCGAGGCTGCGCTCAGGCAGCCAAACGACGTCGTAGAGGCGCTCGACCTTCAGGCCCGACGTTTGCAAAATAGCGGGCTGCTGCCAATGGCCGGTTTTGGCGAATGTCTGCAGCGAGAACTCATCGAACCACTTCCGGACCTGCTGCAGCGTTATCAGCAACTACTGACGTTGTGGCCCACGCCATTGGCCAGCGCGGTCCCGATCAGCCTCGATTCGCAGGGGCTGCGTCTTGAAGGATGGCTCTCCGGCCTGCATCAGCGCATCGATGGTGGTGTGCTGTCAGTCACGACCATTCCCAACAGCATCGGCTCGATCAAAAGTCGCAAGTGGCATCGGCTGATCAAATCGTGGGTTAATCATCTTGTCGCCTGCGCCAGTGGACTGTCGCTGACCACAGCATTAGTGGCCAGTGACGACACCTTGTTGCTCGAGCCAATGGAGCGAGACCGAGCGCTGCGTTTGCTCGACGATCTGCTGCTCGCCTGGCAGGCCGGCATGCGTCAGCCCTTGCCGATCGCCGTCAAAACCGCGTTCGCCTGGCTGGCTCAGACTGATCCGCTCAAAGCGGAAGCGGCTGCGCGCAAAGCTTACGAAGGTGACGGGCAGACCAGCGATGGCGAGCGCCGCGAGAGCCCGGCGCTGTCGCGGCAATTCGCCGATTTCAATGCACTGCTCGCGGATGAAACCTTTTCCGGATGGTGCGACGCCTTATATCGCCCGTTGTTCGAAGCTCCATGGCGTTCACTGTCCAGCGAAGGGGCTCGTGCATGA
- a CDS encoding CoA-acylating methylmalonate-semialdehyde dehydrogenase: MSVIPHLINGELVTESGRAVDVFNPSTGQAIHKLPLATRETIQKAIDAAKAAFPAWRNTPPAKRAQVMFRFKQLLEQNEARISQLISEEHGKTLEDAAGELKRGIENVEFACAAPEILKGEYSRNVGPNIDAWSDFQPLGIVAGITPFNFPAMVPLWMYPLAIVCGNCFILKPSERDPSSTLLIAQLLLEAGLPKGVMSVVHGDKTAVDALIEAPEVKALSFVGSTPIAEYIYAEGTKRGKRVQALGGAKNHAVLMPDADLDNAVSALMGAAYGSCGERCMAISVAVCVGDQVADALVAKLVPQIQALKIGAGTSCGLDMGPLVTGQARDKVSGYVDDGVAAGATLVVDGRGLSVAGHEEGFFLGGCLFDNVTPQMRIYKEEIFGPVLCVVRVNSLEEAMQLINDHEYGNGTCIFTRDGEAARLFCDEIEVGMVGVNVPLPVPVAYHSFGGWKRSLFGDLHAYGPDGVRFYTRRKAITQRWPQRASHEASQFAFPSL, encoded by the coding sequence ATGAGCGTTATCCCGCATTTGATCAATGGCGAACTGGTGACCGAAAGCGGTCGCGCTGTGGATGTGTTCAACCCGTCCACTGGCCAGGCGATTCACAAACTGCCACTGGCCACCCGCGAAACCATTCAGAAAGCCATCGATGCCGCCAAGGCTGCCTTTCCGGCCTGGCGCAATACGCCACCGGCCAAACGCGCCCAAGTGATGTTTCGTTTCAAGCAACTGCTGGAGCAGAACGAAGCACGCATTTCGCAATTGATAAGCGAAGAGCACGGCAAGACCCTGGAAGACGCCGCTGGTGAGCTGAAGCGCGGTATCGAGAACGTTGAGTTCGCCTGCGCCGCACCGGAGATCCTCAAAGGCGAATACAGCCGCAACGTCGGCCCGAACATCGATGCGTGGTCGGACTTTCAGCCGTTGGGCATCGTCGCCGGTATCACCCCGTTCAACTTCCCGGCCATGGTGCCGCTGTGGATGTACCCGCTGGCGATCGTCTGCGGCAACTGCTTCATCCTCAAACCGTCAGAGCGCGATCCAAGCTCGACGCTGCTGATCGCTCAGTTGCTGCTGGAAGCCGGCTTGCCGAAAGGCGTGATGAGCGTTGTGCACGGTGACAAAACAGCGGTAGATGCACTGATCGAAGCGCCGGAAGTCAAGGCGCTGAGCTTTGTTGGCTCCACGCCTATCGCCGAATACATCTACGCCGAGGGCACCAAGCGCGGCAAACGCGTGCAGGCACTGGGCGGCGCGAAGAACCACGCGGTACTGATGCCGGATGCCGATCTGGACAACGCAGTCAGCGCTCTGATGGGCGCTGCGTACGGTTCGTGTGGCGAGCGCTGCATGGCGATTTCGGTTGCGGTGTGTGTCGGCGATCAAGTAGCCGATGCGCTGGTGGCGAAACTGGTTCCGCAGATCCAGGCGCTCAAGATCGGTGCCGGCACTTCCTGCGGTCTGGACATGGGGCCGCTGGTCACCGGACAGGCACGCGACAAAGTCAGCGGTTACGTGGATGACGGCGTGGCGGCGGGCGCGACTTTGGTGGTAGATGGTCGTGGTCTGAGCGTTGCGGGTCACGAGGAAGGTTTCTTCCTGGGTGGTTGCCTGTTCGACAATGTCACTCCGCAAATGCGCATCTATAAAGAAGAGATCTTCGGCCCGGTGCTGTGTGTAGTGCGCGTGAATAGCCTTGAAGAGGCAATGCAGCTGATCAACGATCACGAATACGGCAACGGCACCTGCATCTTCACCCGTGATGGGGAAGCTGCGCGTTTGTTCTGTGACGAGATCGAAGTCGGCATGGTCGGTGTCAACGTGCCGCTGCCGGTGCCGGTGGCTTATCACAGCTTCGGCGGCTGGAAGCGCTCGCTGTTTGGCGATCTGCACGCTTATGGGCCGGACGGGGTGCGCTTCTATACCCGTCGCAAGGCAATCACCCAGCGCTGGCCACAGCGTGCGAGCCATGAAGCATCGCAGTTCGCATTCCCTAGCTTGTAA
- a CDS encoding aspartate aminotransferase family protein, whose translation MNMPENAPSPLASQLKLDAHWMPYTANRNFQRDPRLIVGAEGSWLFDDKGRKIYDSLSGLWTCGAGHTRKEIQEAVSKQLGTLDYSPGFQYGHPLSFQLAEKITELTPGNLNHVFFTDSGSECADTAVKMVRAYWRLKGQATKTKMIGRARGYHGVNIAGTSLGGVNGNRKLFGQAMMDVDHLPHTLLASNAFSRGMPEQGGIALADELLKLIELHDASNIAAVFVEPMAGSAGVLVPPQGYLKRLREICDQHNILLVFDEVITGFGRTGSMFGADSFGVTPDLMCIAKQVTNGAIPMGAVIASSEIYQTFMNQPTPEYAVEFPHGYTYSAHPVACAAGLAALDLLQKENLVQSVAEVAPHFENALHGLKGSKNVIDIRNYGLAGAIQIAGRDGDAIVRPFEAGMALWKAGFYVRFGGDTLQFGPTFNSKPQDLDRLFDAVGEVLNKLD comes from the coding sequence ATGAACATGCCTGAAAACGCGCCGTCGCCACTGGCCAGCCAACTGAAGCTGGACGCGCACTGGATGCCGTACACCGCCAACCGCAACTTTCAGCGCGACCCGCGGCTGATCGTCGGTGCTGAAGGCAGCTGGCTGTTCGACGACAAGGGCCGCAAGATCTACGACTCCCTGTCCGGTTTGTGGACCTGCGGCGCCGGGCACACCCGCAAGGAAATTCAGGAAGCCGTTTCGAAACAGCTGGGCACGCTCGATTACTCGCCGGGCTTCCAGTACGGCCATCCGCTGTCGTTCCAGTTGGCGGAAAAGATCACCGAGCTGACCCCGGGCAATCTGAATCATGTGTTCTTCACCGACTCGGGTTCCGAATGCGCCGACACCGCGGTGAAAATGGTTCGTGCCTACTGGCGTCTGAAAGGTCAGGCGACCAAAACCAAAATGATCGGCCGTGCCCGTGGCTACCACGGCGTGAACATTGCCGGCACCAGCCTTGGCGGCGTCAACGGTAACCGCAAGCTGTTCGGTCAGGCGATGATGGACGTCGATCATTTGCCGCATACGCTGTTGGCGAGCAATGCATTCTCCCGGGGCATGCCGGAGCAGGGCGGCATCGCCTTGGCCGATGAACTGTTGAAGCTGATCGAACTGCACGACGCCTCCAACATCGCTGCGGTTTTCGTTGAGCCGATGGCCGGATCCGCCGGCGTACTGGTTCCGCCGCAGGGTTATCTGAAGCGTCTGCGTGAAATCTGCGATCAGCACAATATCCTGCTGGTGTTCGACGAGGTGATCACCGGTTTCGGTCGTACCGGTTCGATGTTCGGCGCCGATAGCTTCGGCGTGACGCCGGATCTGATGTGTATCGCCAAACAAGTCACCAACGGCGCAATTCCGATGGGCGCGGTGATCGCCAGTTCCGAGATCTACCAGACCTTCATGAACCAGCCAACGCCGGAGTACGCTGTGGAATTCCCCCACGGTTACACCTACTCGGCGCACCCGGTAGCCTGCGCGGCCGGCCTGGCGGCACTCGATTTGCTGCAAAAGGAAAACCTGGTGCAGAGCGTCGCTGAAGTCGCGCCACATTTCGAAAATGCACTGCATGGCCTGAAAGGCTCGAAGAACGTTATCGACATCCGCAACTACGGGCTGGCCGGCGCGATCCAGATTGCCGGGCGTGACGGCGACGCCATCGTGCGTCCGTTCGAAGCGGGCATGGCTCTGTGGAAAGCCGGGTTCTACGTACGCTTCGGCGGCGACACCCTGCAGTTCGGCCCAACCTTCAACAGCAAGCCGCAAGACCTCGATCGTCTGTTCGACGCGGTCGGCGAAGTGCTGAACAAGCTCGACTGA
- the recB gene encoding exodeoxyribonuclease V subunit beta encodes MSTKTPLALAFPLRGSQLIEASAGTGKTFTISALYLRLILGHGGEATSFGRELLPPQILVVTFTDAATKELRERIRTRLAEAARFFRDETPAPDGLIAELREQFAPEQWPGCANRLDIAAQWMDEAAVSTIHSWCQRMLREHAFDSGSLFTQSLETDHSDLLGEVLRDYWRLFCYPMQDDALSWVRSNWGGPAALLARVRGLFASERDSAESSAPAELIEACLKERRSALIELKMPWRQWADELLAICHQGVASKTVDGRKMQARYFEPWFEKLKAWAEDESLEQLDIGSGFSRLTPDGMAEAWKGQAPSHPGLDAMPGLKSTLDALPTPDAAVLQHAAKWVGARFEEEKRRRAEMGFDDMLLRLDAALQSEGGERLATLIREQFPVALIDEFQDTDPVQYRIFESIYRIEENSPDTGLFLIGDPKQAIYAFRGADIYTYLRARQATTGRLHTLGTNFRSSHGMVNAVNHVFERAELREQGRGAFLFREKNGDNPVPFQSVESQGRKEQLKVAGQDVPALNVWLLPSDQPVSGAVYRQQLAAACASEITALLNAGQSGTAGFAQEGRGFRGLQPSDIAILVRDGKEAQAVRSELAARGVRSVYLSDKDSVFAAQEAHDLLSWLKACAEPDVERSLKAALACVTLNLPLIELERLNKDELAWESRVMQFRGYRELWRKQGVLPMLRRLLHDFHLPQTLIARSDGERVLTNLLHLSELMQQAAAELDGEQALIRHLAELLALSGQAGEEQILRLESDEQLVKVVTIHKSKGLEYPLVFLPFICSAKPVDGSRLPLHYHDAAGRAQVSLKPTPELIVQADDERLAEDLRLLYVALTRAQHACWLGVTDLKRGNNNSSVLHLCALGYLLGGGAPLAESSGLNRWLQDLQQDCPAISIGDMPLPTAEQYQPPRNDAILSATLLPNRKASENWWIASYSALRISDVLSVGSDEAPDSPQAQKLFDDERLDPDAPRESIAGGADIHRFPRGPNPGTFLHGLLESAGDDGFAVSREMLEDVIGRRCNLRGWQGWIVTLTDWLEHLLKSPLPISIDQPPVVLEQLKQFRVEMEFWFASHKVDVLKLDELVRQYTHNGVARVAAEPVQLNGMFKGFIDLTFEHNGRYYVADYKSNWLGVDDLAYTERAMEQSILENRYDLQYVLYLLALHRQLKARLRDYDYDRHVGGALYLFLRGTRAESRGVYFARPPRQLIERLDRMFQGKPEPKAEPAWEQGVLL; translated from the coding sequence ATGAGTACCAAAACACCCTTGGCTCTGGCATTCCCCCTCCGCGGCAGTCAGTTGATCGAAGCCAGTGCCGGTACCGGCAAGACGTTCACCATTTCCGCGCTATATCTGCGTCTGATCCTCGGTCACGGCGGCGAGGCCACCAGTTTTGGTCGTGAGCTTTTGCCGCCGCAAATTCTCGTTGTGACGTTTACCGATGCGGCCACCAAAGAGCTGCGTGAGCGGATTCGCACGCGATTGGCCGAAGCCGCACGATTCTTCCGTGACGAGACCCCGGCACCGGACGGATTGATCGCCGAACTGCGCGAGCAATTCGCGCCTGAGCAATGGCCCGGTTGCGCCAATCGCCTCGATATTGCTGCGCAGTGGATGGATGAAGCGGCTGTTTCCACCATCCATAGTTGGTGCCAGCGCATGCTGCGCGAGCACGCGTTCGACAGCGGAAGTTTGTTCACTCAATCGCTGGAAACCGATCACAGCGATCTGCTTGGTGAGGTGCTGCGCGATTACTGGCGATTGTTCTGCTACCCGATGCAGGACGACGCGCTGAGTTGGGTTCGCAGCAACTGGGGCGGCCCTGCTGCCTTGTTAGCGCGTGTCCGCGGTCTGTTCGCCAGTGAGCGCGATAGCGCTGAAAGCAGCGCACCCGCTGAACTTATCGAAGCGTGTCTTAAAGAGCGCCGTTCGGCGTTGATCGAACTGAAAATGCCGTGGCGCCAGTGGGCGGACGAGTTGCTTGCCATCTGTCATCAAGGTGTAGCGAGCAAGACTGTCGATGGTCGCAAAATGCAGGCGCGTTACTTCGAACCGTGGTTCGAGAAGCTCAAGGCGTGGGCCGAAGATGAGTCGCTCGAGCAACTGGACATTGGCAGCGGTTTTAGCCGATTGACCCCCGACGGCATGGCTGAAGCCTGGAAAGGTCAAGCCCCGAGTCATCCAGGGCTGGATGCCATGCCTGGGCTCAAATCGACGCTCGATGCATTGCCGACTCCCGACGCCGCTGTCCTGCAACACGCCGCCAAATGGGTCGGTGCGCGCTTCGAAGAGGAAAAACGTCGTCGCGCCGAAATGGGTTTCGACGACATGCTGTTGCGCCTGGACGCCGCGCTGCAATCGGAGGGCGGCGAACGACTTGCGACGTTGATACGCGAGCAATTTCCGGTCGCGCTGATCGATGAATTCCAGGACACCGACCCGGTGCAGTATCGGATTTTCGAAAGCATCTATCGCATCGAAGAGAACAGTCCGGACACCGGGCTGTTTCTGATTGGCGATCCCAAGCAAGCGATCTACGCATTTCGTGGCGCAGATATTTATACATACCTGCGGGCGCGACAGGCCACCACCGGCCGGCTGCATACGCTTGGCACCAACTTCCGCTCAAGCCATGGCATGGTCAACGCGGTCAATCATGTATTCGAGCGTGCCGAGTTACGCGAGCAGGGGCGCGGCGCGTTTCTGTTCCGGGAGAAAAATGGCGATAACCCGGTGCCGTTCCAATCCGTAGAGTCTCAGGGTCGCAAGGAGCAGTTGAAGGTTGCCGGGCAGGACGTCCCGGCACTGAATGTCTGGCTGCTGCCCAGCGACCAGCCCGTGTCAGGCGCAGTTTATCGGCAGCAGCTGGCGGCGGCCTGCGCCAGCGAAATTACCGCGCTGCTCAATGCCGGGCAAAGCGGAACTGCGGGGTTCGCTCAGGAGGGTAGAGGGTTCCGAGGTCTGCAACCTTCGGATATCGCCATCCTCGTGCGCGACGGTAAAGAGGCTCAAGCCGTCCGCAGTGAACTCGCCGCTCGCGGTGTGCGAAGCGTCTACCTGTCCGATAAGGATTCGGTATTCGCCGCACAGGAAGCCCATGACCTGCTTTCCTGGCTCAAGGCCTGCGCCGAACCGGACGTTGAGCGCTCGCTGAAAGCCGCGCTCGCCTGTGTCACTCTGAACCTGCCGCTGATTGAACTGGAGCGTCTGAATAAGGATGAGTTGGCGTGGGAAAGCCGCGTCATGCAGTTTCGAGGTTATCGCGAGCTCTGGCGCAAGCAGGGCGTGCTGCCAATGTTGCGACGTCTGCTGCATGACTTCCATTTACCGCAAACCCTGATCGCGCGCAGCGATGGCGAGCGGGTCCTGACTAACCTTCTTCATCTGTCGGAACTGATGCAGCAGGCAGCCGCTGAACTCGATGGTGAGCAAGCGCTGATCCGTCATTTGGCGGAGCTTTTGGCGTTGTCGGGTCAGGCGGGGGAAGAACAGATCCTGCGCCTTGAAAGCGATGAGCAACTGGTCAAGGTTGTCACCATTCACAAATCGAAAGGCCTGGAGTATCCATTGGTGTTCCTGCCGTTCATCTGCTCGGCGAAACCGGTGGACGGCAGCCGATTGCCACTGCATTACCACGATGCTGCAGGCAGGGCTCAAGTGAGTCTCAAGCCCACCCCCGAGCTTATTGTGCAAGCCGACGACGAGCGTCTCGCCGAAGATCTGCGTTTGCTCTACGTGGCCTTGACCCGCGCCCAGCACGCCTGCTGGTTGGGCGTGACGGATCTCAAACGCGGCAATAACAACAGCTCGGTGCTGCACCTTTGCGCATTGGGTTACCTGCTTGGCGGTGGCGCGCCTTTGGCCGAATCGAGCGGGCTCAACCGTTGGCTGCAAGACCTGCAACAGGATTGCCCGGCGATCAGCATCGGCGATATGCCTCTGCCCACTGCAGAGCAATATCAGCCGCCGCGCAATGACGCGATTCTCAGCGCCACGCTGCTGCCCAACCGCAAGGCCAGTGAAAATTGGTGGATCGCGTCCTACAGCGCGTTGCGCATCAGCGACGTGCTGAGCGTCGGCAGCGATGAAGCGCCGGACAGTCCGCAAGCGCAGAAACTGTTCGATGACGAGCGTCTCGACCCGGATGCCCCGCGAGAGAGCATTGCCGGCGGCGCAGACATCCATCGTTTCCCCCGAGGCCCTAACCCGGGAACGTTTCTGCATGGTTTGCTGGAATCGGCAGGTGATGACGGCTTCGCCGTATCCCGCGAAATGCTTGAGGATGTGATTGGCCGCCGCTGCAATTTGCGTGGCTGGCAAGGCTGGATTGTCACCCTGACGGACTGGCTGGAGCATCTGCTCAAATCGCCGTTGCCGATCAGTATTGATCAGCCACCGGTGGTTCTTGAGCAACTGAAGCAGTTCCGCGTCGAGATGGAATTCTGGTTCGCCAGCCATAAAGTCGATGTGCTCAAACTCGACGAGCTGGTGCGCCAATACACTCATAATGGCGTTGCCCGAGTCGCGGCGGAGCCGGTGCAACTCAATGGCATGTTCAAAGGCTTCATCGACCTGACCTTTGAGCACAATGGTCGCTATTACGTGGCCGATTACAAATCCAACTGGCTCGGTGTGGATGATCTGGCCTATACCGAGCGGGCCATGGAGCAGTCGATCCTCGAAAACCGCTACGACCTGCAATATGTGCTGTATCTGTTGGCGTTGCATCGCCAGCTCAAGGCACGTCTGCGCGATTACGATTACGACCGCCATGTCGGTGGCGCGCTGTATCTGTTTTTGCGCGGCACGCGCGCGGAGAGTCGTGGCGTGTACTTTGCCCGTCCGCCGCGACAGTTGATCGAACGTCTGGATCGGATGTTCCAGGGCAAACCCGAACCCAAGGCTGAACCCGCATGGGAACAGGGAGTCCTGCTATGA
- a CDS encoding LysR family transcriptional regulator, producing the protein MSSRRPDPLAQVSDFDIRLLRIFRSVVECGGFSAAETVLGIGRSAISQQMSDLEQRLGLRLCQRGRAGFSLTEEGREVYQSALQLLSALESFRTEVNGLHQHLRGELIIGLTDNLVTLPHMRITHALAQLKERGPDVQIQIRMIAPNEVEQGVLDGRLHVGVVPQASALSGLEYQPLYSERSLLYCAVGHPLFYVDDKQLDDERLNSQDAIAPTFRLPAEIQVHYQALNCTASASDREGMAFLILTGRYIGYLPDHYASLWVQQGRLRALKASTRFYDLSLASVTRKGRRPHLVLESFLESLAATR; encoded by the coding sequence ATGAGCAGCCGCCGTCCCGACCCATTGGCCCAGGTCAGCGATTTTGATATTCGCCTGCTGCGGATTTTTCGCAGCGTGGTGGAGTGCGGCGGTTTTTCAGCGGCGGAAACCGTGCTCGGCATCGGCCGCTCGGCCATCAGTCAGCAGATGAGCGATCTGGAACAGCGTCTCGGCCTGCGCTTGTGCCAGCGTGGCCGAGCTGGTTTTTCCCTGACCGAAGAGGGTCGCGAGGTGTATCAGTCGGCGCTGCAATTGCTGAGTGCCCTGGAAAGTTTTCGCACCGAGGTCAATGGCCTGCACCAGCACTTGCGCGGCGAGTTGATCATCGGCCTGACCGACAACCTCGTCACCCTCCCGCACATGCGCATCACCCACGCCCTCGCGCAATTGAAGGAGCGCGGGCCGGATGTGCAAATCCAGATCCGCATGATCGCGCCCAACGAAGTCGAACAAGGCGTACTCGACGGTCGTTTGCACGTTGGTGTGGTGCCGCAAGCCAGCGCATTATCAGGGCTGGAATATCAGCCGCTGTACAGCGAACGCTCGCTGCTTTACTGCGCGGTGGGCCATCCGCTGTTTTACGTCGATGACAAACAGCTCGACGACGAGCGTTTAAACAGCCAGGACGCGATTGCCCCGACGTTTCGTTTGCCCGCCGAGATTCAGGTGCATTACCAGGCGCTGAATTGCACGGCCAGTGCCTCTGACCGGGAGGGCATGGCGTTTCTGATTTTGACCGGACGCTACATTGGCTACCTGCCGGATCACTACGCCAGCCTATGGGTGCAACAAGGACGACTGCGTGCGCTGAAAGCGAGTACGCGGTTTTACGATTTGAGTCTGGCATCGGTCACGCGCAAGGGTCGGCGCCCTCATTTGGTGCTGGAAAGCTTTTTGGAAAGTCTTGCGGCGACGCGTTAA